In Primulina eburnea isolate SZY01 chromosome 3, ASM2296580v1, whole genome shotgun sequence, one DNA window encodes the following:
- the LOC140825535 gene encoding uncharacterized protein, translating to MSRENSSLVAFAEGIWWSGSLLVALMLISSRFESSEGGELLAQESPEYDVLLGRPCDEIYVVREGETLQTISEKCGDPYIVEENPHIHDPDDVFPGLVIKITPLKGTPLKS from the coding sequence ATGTCTAGAGAAAATTCTTCGTTGGTGGCATTTGCAGAGGGAATTTGGTGGTCTGGTTCGTTGTTGGTTGCATTAATGTTGATATCGAGCAGGTTTGAGTCGAGCGAAGGAGGGGAGCTTTTGGCTCAAGAATCCCCGGAGTACGACGTATTGTTGGGGAGGCCATGCGATGAAATTTACGTCGTTAGAGAAGGGGAGACACTGCAGACTATAAGCGAAAAGTGTGGGGATCCATATATAGTTGAGGAGAACCCGCATATTCATGACCCGGATGATGTGTTCCCGGGTCTGGTTATCAAGATCACGCCTTTAAAAGGTACACCGCTTAAAAGTTAA
- the LOC140828046 gene encoding GDSL esterase/lipase At5g03610-like, giving the protein MIHFIQQSFFFFTVLRTYLTFSLMELSAIIISFFCCCSLITSGAQGSAHHHHDGGGDYVFRPTKLFVFGDSYADTGNVRKALASSWKVPYGITFPGKPAGRFSDGLILTDYFAKSLGLKTPVAYAWRKIGAKKLRYGMNFAYGGSGVFDTLWDLLPNMTAQIDFFENLMNESLYTKWDLHSSVVLVSLAGNDYGAFLQNGGTIQGLQAFIPRVVNQLAVNLKRITELGARKIVVTALQPLGCLPRATQLTSFQQCNATQNTAVQLHNLLLHQAVAKLNNDTKRSNIFVLDLYDSFTTVLYQKTDLKERLKFKSPLKPCCVGTCAGCFCGSVDEKGTKLYTVCSDPKSAFFWDSSHPTQAGWRAVYTTLKSSLEQFI; this is encoded by the exons ATGATCCATTTCATCCAACAAtcttttttcttcttcacaGTTCTACGTACGTACCTAACATTCTCTTTAATGGAGCTCTCTGCTATAATAATCTCCTTCTTCTGCTGCTGCTCTCTCATAACCTCAG GAGCACAAGGTTCAGCTCACCACCACCACGACGGCGGTGGAGATTATGTCTTCAGACCCACAAAGCTGTTTGTGTTCGGAGACTCGTATGCAGATACAGGTAACGTCAGAAAAGCATTAGCTAGCTCGTGGAAGGTACCCTACGGAATCACTTTCCCGGGGAAGCCCGCCGGCCGGTTTTCCGACGGCCTGATTCTCACTGATTACTTCG CGAAATCCTTAGGACTGAAGACTCCAGTAGCCTACGCATGGAGGAAAATCGGGGCCAAAAAGCTGCGGTATGGGATGAACTTCGCGTACGGGGGAAGCGGTGTGTTCGATACGTTGTGGGATTTGCTACCAAACATGACCGCTCAGATCGATTTCTTTGAGAATCTCATGAATGAATCGCTGTACACAAAATGGGATTTGCATTCGTCTGTTGTTCTAGTCTCTCTTGCAGGGAATGATTATGGTGCTTTTCTGCAGAACGGGGGCACTATCCAG GGTTTACAAGCCTTTATCCCTCGAGTGGTGAACCAACTAGCTGTGAACCTAAAACGAATTACCGAACTCGGAGCAAGGAAAATAGTGGTGACCGCGTTGCAGCCGTTGGGCTGTCTCCCTCGCGCGACTCAGCTGACTTCGTTCCAACAATGCAACGCTACACAGAACACCGCCGTCCAATTGCACAATCTCTTGTTGCACCAAGCAGTCGCAAAGTTGAATAACGACACTAAACGATCCAacatatttgttcttgatctcTACGACTCTTTCACGACCGTTCTCTATCAGAAGACCGATTTGAAAG AGAGGTTGAAATTTAAATCTCCATTGAAGCCCTGCTGCGTGGGCACATGCGCAGGATGTTTCTGTGGCAGTGTGGATGAGAAAGGCACGAAATTGTACACAGTTTGCAGCGATCCCAAATCTGCATTCTTCTGGGATTCGTCGCATCCAACTCAGGCCGGATGGCGTGCGGTCTACACAACGTTGAAATCTAGTCTCGAAcaatttatttaa
- the LOC140828047 gene encoding cytochrome P450 94C1-like: MSMEFSYFSWFRSFHYSWFCLFLFSSIFLFIFFLPFFIFYLLKLRFSCNCEICQAYMKSQWTVQFTNLCDWHTYLLQNSPTKTIHIHVLNNTITANPDNVEYILKTRFENFPKGKQFSAILGDFLGRGIFNVDGDLWRFQKRMASLELGRVSVRAFAFEILSKEIDSRLIPLLESVSGGEDELDLQGVFRQFSFDVICRFLFGLDPKCFELSLPLPKFAVSFDLASKLSAERALNLSPIVWKIKRLLNIGSEKKLRQAIRIVNMLAQEVIRKRRKIGFLNQKDLLSRFLSTSTDIDEKFLRDIVISFLLAGRDTVASTLTSFFRLVAHHPEVEAAILAEADKIIGKNMELPSYEQIKALHFLHAAIYESLRLYPPVQFDSKFCLKDDLLPDGSSLKYGTRVTYHPYAMGRMEEIWGSDCLEFKPERWLKDGIFLQEDPFRYPVFQAGYRVCLGQEMALVEIKSVAISLLLKFHVKLADSRHTIPRFSPGLTTTFRDGLHVLIRSRSSAQP, translated from the coding sequence ATGTCCATGGAGTTTTCATACTTTTCCTGGTTCCGGTCTTTTCATTATTCCTGGTTCTGTCTCTTCTTATTTTCTTCTATATTCTTGTTCATATTTTTTCTtccctttttcattttttacttGCTCAAACTGAGGTTTTCTTGCAACTGTGAGATTTGTCAAGCTTACATGAAATCACAATGGACTGTCCAATTCACCAATCTCTGTGATTGGCACACATATTTACTTCAAAATTCTCCCACTAAAACCATTCATATCCATGTTCTTAATAACACGATCACAGCAAATCCGGATAATGTTGAATATATTCTTAAAACCAGGTTTGAAAATTTTCCCAAAGGAAAACAGTTTTCTGCGATCTTGGGTGATTTCTTGGGTAGGGGAATTTTCAACGTTGATGGAGATTTATGGAGGTTTCAGAAGAGGATGGCAAGTCTTGAACTGGGCCGGGTCTCTGTTCGGGCTTTCGCCTTCGAAATTTTGAGTAAAGAAATTGATAGTAGattgataccactgttggagtCAGTTTCTGGTGGGGAAGATGAACTCGATTTACAGGGCGTTTTTCGTCAATTTTCATTTGATGTAATTTGCAGATTTTTATTTGGGTTAGACCCCAAGTGCTTTGAATTGTCGCTACCCTtgccgaaattcgcagtttcattcGATTTGGCGTCGAAACTTTCTGCGGAACGAGCCTTGAATCTGTCCCCTATTGTTTGGAAGATCAAAAGACTGCTAAATATTGGCAGCGAGAAGAAGCTCCGGCAAGCAATCAGGATCGTAAACATGTTAGCTCAAGAAGTCATCAGAAAAAGGAGAAAAATCGGGTTCTTGAATCAGAAAGATCTTCTGTCAAGATTCCTGAGCACCAGCACCGATATAGACGAAAAATTCCTCCGCGATATTGTAATAAGCTTCCTCTTAGCTGGCCGTGACACGGTGGCTTCCACACTGACAAGTTTTTTCAGGCTGGTGGCCCATCACCCGGAAGTGGAAGCAGCAATTTTGGCAGAAGCTGATAAAATTATCGGCAAAAACATGGAGCTTCCAAGCTACGAACAAATCAAAGCACTCCATTTTTTGCATGCAGCAATTTATGAAAGCCTGAGATTGTATCCACCAGTTCAATTCGATTCAAAGTTCTGTTTGAAAGATGATCTGCTACCAGATGGAAGTTCCTTGAAATATGGAACTAGGGTTACTTATCATCCCTACGCCATGGGTAGAATGGAAGAGATTTGGGGATCGGATTGCTTGGAATTCAAGCCAGAAAGATGGCTGAAAGATGGGATATTTCTCCAAGAAGACCCTTTTAGGTACCCAGTTTTCCAAGCTGGATATAGGGTTTGCTTAGGTCAAGAAATGGCACTCGTGGAGATCAAAAGCGTGGCGATTTCATTGTTGCTAAAATTTCATGTAAAGTTAGCCGATTCTCGACACACCATTCCTCGATTCTCTCCTGGTCTAACAACAACTTTTCGAGATGGTTTGCACGTTTTGATTCGATCTCGGAGTAGTGCACAACCCTAG
- the LOC140825532 gene encoding glucosamine 6-phosphate N-acetyltransferase, with product MQTTNSVEEDMFQVRKLEITDKNKGFIELLQQLTVCDSVSDDAFDEQFHELAKCGDGHIICVIEDYNSGKIVATGSVFIEKKFIRNCGKVGHIEDVVVDSVVRGKQLGKRIVDFLSDHARAMGCYKVILDCSVENIPFYEKCGFKKKEIQMVKYYV from the coding sequence ATGCAAACAACAAACTCAGTGGAAGAAGATATGTTTCAGGTCAGAAAATTAGAGATCACGGACAAAAACAAAGGCTTCATTGAACTACTTCAACAGCTGACAGTTTGTGATTCCGTATCCGATGATGCATTCGATGAACAATTTCATGAACTTGCTAAATGTGGGGATGGACATATAATATGCGTGATTGAGGACTATAATTCAGGTAAGATTGTTGCCACTGGGAGTGTGTTTATCGAGAAGAAATTCATAAGGAATTGTGGAAAAGTTGGGCATATTGAAGATGTGGTGGTAGATTCTGTTGTTCGAGGCAAGCAATTAGGGAAGAGAATTGTTGATTTCCTCTCTGACCATGCTCGAGCCATGGGTTGTTACAAGGTGATTCTTGATTGCAGTGTTGAGAACATACCATTTTATGAAAAATGCGGTTTCAAGAAGAAGGAAATCCAGATGGTGAAGTATTATGTTTGA
- the LOC140825536 gene encoding serine/threonine-protein kinase KIPK1-like yields the protein MGSFGRSCEIVEVKDDPNLVPRHHREPKPPILKKGSSKGLEDDINKLFEAVNLRACKSLDLSDSWRNASKKPMRPAGSYSPGIGFSEPVSLKQALRGMCISQAAEMASLKRLSMPASPRISESGRISNFSLPAGGGSCRTAISRVPEDGTLRSSETSPCCVQESVVELNAESSGPCSSFGVKPIIKNVGSIATESNGDSSRMSRFLPKNLPNPKTKSPNRSTNSVLPRNLLSPKTKSPNPSTNTSPRLPIAVVIQSTKSSPMHHNNISPVSKPEAEKLCSNEEKQSLRTNGRENVKKPDKKTSGSNKVVITSREDSCTSLEDKEAPKPRRKPRHNTTPPSAVKSNKDVKSTRSATRAVKPIIINKNLVIKKSKKVAVSDEAVSKTSSEVDSGSGQLICERCRCSLRDPCKDSEVDPSETSDANVVTTTQNFDAKKPEVTHKTWENRCAPITKGCNMTLKSIEKGDISQSSKSSICDFSSSTTSLSEESNLSGSACSSRPHMSKDVRWEAINLIRKRYGFIGLSHFNLLKKLGSGDIGTVYLAELVGTNCLFAIKVMDNEFLVRRKKMPRAQTEREILRMLDHPFLPTLYAQFTSDNLSCLVMEFCPGGDLHVLRQKQPGRYFPEQAARFYVAEVLLALEYLHMLGIIYRDLKPENILVREDGHIMLSDFDLSLRCSVNPTLVKSSSLLIEPPRISGPCAGSNCIDPFCTGPSCKVSCFSPRLLPATARSRKLKAHAAAQARLLPQLVAEPTEARSNSFVGTHEYLAPEIIKGEGHGSAVDWWTFGVFLYELLYGKAPYKGAGNEETLANVVLQNLKFPDTPIVSFHARDLIRGLLVKEPENRLGTETGAAEIKRHPFFDGLNWALIRCAIPPQIPEFCDVGDSHALSQENGKYFLDYSSTGEHLEFELF from the exons ATGGGTTCTTTCGGTAGATCTTGTGAAATAGTTGAAGTAAAGGATGATCCAAATTTAGTACCGCGACACCACAGAGAGCCTAAGCCGCCAATCTTGAAAAAAGGATCAAGTAAAGGTTTGGAAGATGATATAAACAAGCTTTTTGAAGCAGTGAATCTCAGAGCATGTAAAAGTCTGGATCTTTCAGACTCGTGGAGAAATGCCTCAAAGAAGCCAATGCGGCCTGCTGGTTCTTATTCACCCGGAATTGGATTTTCAGAGCCCGTCTCTCTGAAACAGGCTCTAAGGGGAATGTGCATTTCTCAAGCAGCAGAGATGGCTTCCCTGAAACGATTATCGATGCCCGCATCGCCTAGGATATCAGAATCTGGGAGAATCTCAAATTTTTCACTGCCTGCTGGAGGTGGATCATGCAGAACTGCAATTTCTCGGGTGCCAGAAGATGGAACCTTGCGTTCTTCTGAAACGTCGCCTTGTTGCGTTCAAGAATCTGTGGTGGAGTTGAATGCTGAAAGTTCCGGCCCATGTAGTAGTTTTGGTGTCAAACCAATCATAAAGAATGTTGGGAGTATTGCTACTGAATCCAATGGAGATAGTTCAAGGATGTCCCGGTTCTTGCCTAAGAATCTGCCAAATCCTAAGACCAAGTCCCCAAATCGTAGTACCAATTCTGTCCTGCCTAGGAACCTGCTATCTCCTAAGACCAAGTCCCCGAATCCAAGTACAAATACTTCTCCTCGTTTGCCTATTGCTGTAGTCATTCAGAGTACTAAATCGTCTCCCATgcatcataataatatttcaccagTTTCAAAACCTGAAGCAGAAAAATTATGTTCAAATGAAGAAAAACAAAGTTTACGGACCAATGGTCGAGAAAATGTGAAAAAACCGGATAAGAAAACTTCTGGTTCAAATAAGGTGGTCATTACTTCACGTGAGGATTCTTGCACTTCGTTGGAGGACAAAGAAGCACCCAAGCCAAGACGAAAACCGAGACACAATACTACTCCGCCTAGTGCCGTAAAAAGTAATAAGGATGTCAAGTCAACACGAAGTGCCACTCGCGCTGTCAAGCCCATTATCATAAACAAGAATCTTGTTATAAAGAAATCAAAGAAAGTAGCAGTATCAGATGAAGCTGTTTCAAAAACATCTTCTGAAGTAGATAGTGGTTCTGGGCAATTAATCTGCGAAAGGTGTCGGTGTTCTTTAAGGGATCCATGTAAGGATTCGGAAGTGGATCCTTCAGAAACTTCTGATGCTAATGTGGTTACAACTACCCAGAACTTTGATGCAAAGAAGCCCGAAGTAACTCACAAAACTTGGGAGAATAGATGTGCACCTATCACTAAGGGGTGTAACATGACCTTGAAATCCATCGAGAAAGGAGATATCTCACAGAGCTCAAAGAGCAGTATTTGTGATTTTAGTAGTAGCACAACTAGCCTTAGTGAAGAGAGCAATCTAAGCGGATCAGCTTGCAGCAGTAGACCGCACATGTCGAAGGATGTGAGGTGGGAAGCAATCAATCTCATAAGGAAACGATATGGTTTCATAGGATTGAGTCACTTTAATTTGTTGAAAAAACTTGGTTCGGGAGACATTGGTACAGTTTATCTTGCTGAACTTGTGGGGACAAACTGTCTTTTCGCCATAAAGGTGATGGATAATGAGTTCTTGGTTAGGAGAAAGAAGATGCCTCGGGCCCAAACGGAGCGAGAGATACTCAGGATGCTTGATCACCCGTTTCTTCCTACACTTTATGCCCAGTTTACATCGGACAATTTATCATGTTTGGTGATGGAGTTTTGTCCTGGTGGAGATCTACACGTCCTACGACAGAAACAGCCTGGCCGGTACTTTCCTGAACAGGCAGCAAG ATTCTATGTCGCTGAAGTTCTTCTTGCTCTGGAATATCTGCACATGCTCGGTATAATTTACCGGGATCTTAAACCTGAAAACATATTGGTTCGTGAAGATGGCCACATAATGCTGTCGGATTTCGACCTTTCTCTTAGATGTTCTGTCAACCCGACTCTCGTGAAATCATCATCCTTGCTAATAGAGCCACCTAGGATCTCCGGTCCGTGTGCGGGATCCAACTGCATCGACCCTTTTTGTACCGGGCCATCATGTAAAGTATCGTGCTTTAGCCCTAGGCTTTTACCTGCCACAGCGAGATCAAGAAAACTAAAAGCTCATGCTGCAGCACAGGCTAGACTTCTACCCCAGCTTGTTGCTGAACCAACCGAAGCACGATCCAATTCTTTCGTTGGTACACACGAATACTTAGCTCCAGAGATCATCAAAGGTGAAGGTCATGGAAGTGCGGTTGATTGGTGGACATTTGGTGTTTTTCTCTACGAACTTCTATACGGGAAAGCACCCTATAAAGGTGCTGGAAATGAAGAGACTTTAGCTAATGTGGTACTGCAGAATCTCAAATTTCCAGATACCCCAATTGTTAGTTTTCATGCGAGGGATCTCATCCGGGGTCTGTTGGTGAAAGAACCCGAGAATCGTTTGGGCACGGAAACAGGAGCTGCTGAGATCAAGCGGCATCCTTTCTTTGATGGCCTGAACTGGGCTCTTATACGCTGCGCCATTCCACCTCAAATTCCTGAGTTCTGTGATGTTGGAGATTCACACGCCCTTTCTCAGGAGAATGGGAAATATTTTCTGGATTATAGTTCCACTGGAGAACATCTAGAGTTCGAGTTGTTCTAG
- the LOC140825534 gene encoding CAAX prenyl protease 2-like: MEHHVYDDVGDGLTKSGAVAACTAMAVFYVAILYSPTLVLRLPQPTSFKSFTVRRFVCAVVSSIVSVVFCSLILPIRKWDASVLLGVYGIRLDHIWQALIYPVSLTSCMYMGTFVRNLFSVLEARNECLNIGENPSLFCKKILQRFINQAVSMASSISSWRNYFVAPLTEELVFRACMIPLLLCGGFSTYIVVFLCPTFFSLAHLNHLLEFYVREDYTFLQACSVVGFQLGYTVIFGAYASFLLIRTGHSSASLIAHIFCNFMGLPAMFSRRSGMVSVAFVVGMLGFLWLLFPLTNPLLYNNITENCKCWQRYCSWS; the protein is encoded by the exons ATGGAACACCATGTCTACGATGACGTGGGTGATGGCCTAACAAAGTCAGGGGCAGTAGCTGCTTGCACCGCGATGGCGGTGTTTTACGTTGCGATTCTCTATTCTCCTACGCTGGTTCTCCGATTACCTCAGCCAACCTCTTTCAAATCCTTTACAGTGCGACGTTTCGTATGCGCAGTAGTTTCCTCAATCGTATCTGTCGTTTTTTGCTCCCTCATTCTCCCG ATAAGGAAGTGGGATGCATCAGTTCTACTTGGTGTTTATGGCATCAGGCTGGATCACATT TGGCAAGCTTTGATCTATCCCGTTTCACTGACTTCCTGCATGTACATGGGGACCTTTGTGCGGAATCTTTTTTCGGTACTTGAAGCGAGGAACGAATGTTTGAATATCGGTGAAAATCCATCACTTTTTTGCAAAAAAATTCTTCAAAGGTTCATCAATCAAGCAGTTTCAATGGCCTCCAGTATTTCATCCTGGCGTAACTATTTTGTG GCACCACTGACTGAAGAATTGGTGTTCAGAGCTTGCATGATTCCATTGTTACTTTGTGGAGGGTTCAGCACTTATATTGTCGTATTCCTCTGTCCTACTTTTTTCAGTTTAG CTCATTTAAACCACCTTTTGGAGTTCTATGTCCGTGAGGACTACACCTTTCTCCAAGCTTGTTCAGTTGTAG GTTTCCAACTAGGTTACACTGTCATATTTGGGGCATATGCATCCTTTCTTCTTATTCGCACAG GACATTCATCTGCTTCCCTAATTGCTCATATATTTTGCAACTTTATGGGCTTGCCTGCAATGTTTTCACGTAGATCTG GGATGGTAAGTGTGGCATTTGTAGTGGGAATGCTGGGATTCTTGTGGCTACTTTTCCCATTAACGAATCCCCTATTGTATAACAATATAACAGAGAATTGCAAGTGTTGGCAGAGATACTGTAGTTGGAGCTAA